Proteins encoded within one genomic window of Acidobacteriota bacterium:
- a CDS encoding Uma2 family endonuclease has product MAAVLPKPELWPVVLRFDPVIQMTEGQFFDFCQQNDDWQIERTAGNEIEVSPLSGGITGHQNLLVAYQFGSWEQEFPLGFCFGSNCGFILPNGAERSPDIAWVANERWEELTEAEQEHFVPVCPDFVLELRSPTDNLSRLQQKMEEYIENGAKLGWLIDPKNMRVYVYQPDQPVQTLENPAELSGEPVLKGFTLDLAQIWSSKPRMKNSK; this is encoded by the coding sequence ATGGCGGCTGTACTCCCAAAACCTGAGTTGTGGCCTGTCGTGCTGAGATTTGACCCAGTCATCCAGATGACTGAGGGGCAGTTCTTTGACTTTTGTCAGCAAAATGATGACTGGCAAATTGAACGCACGGCGGGAAATGAGATCGAAGTCAGCCCATTGTCTGGAGGAATTACAGGACACCAAAATTTATTGGTTGCCTATCAGTTTGGCTCTTGGGAACAAGAGTTCCCATTGGGATTTTGTTTTGGTTCAAATTGTGGATTTATTCTCCCAAATGGGGCCGAGCGGTCACCAGATATTGCCTGGGTGGCAAATGAACGATGGGAGGAATTGACTGAAGCAGAGCAGGAGCACTTTGTTCCCGTTTGCCCAGACTTTGTTCTTGAACTTCGGTCCCCAACCGACAATCTCAGTCGTCTCCAGCAAAAAATGGAAGAATACATCGAAAACGGCGCCAAGTTGGGCTGGTTGATTGATCCGAAAAATATGCGAGTTTATGTGTATCAACCAGATCAGCCAGTTCAAACCCTTGAGAATCCTGCAGAGCTTTCTGGTGAGCCGGTGCTCAAGGGATTCACGCTGGATCTGGCTCAAATCTGGTCATCAAAACCCAGAATGAAAAATTCTAAATAG
- a CDS encoding SWIM zinc finger family protein produces the protein MQFDYAYRGNSGVDNQANRTALSFAPDLKREPTFFVAELRKNIAFREAISALHDVVVSDLRFKPKDKTAYKEWAAQREEIDWQQVTSMRKEVAEKIKVLQTEMNELNQRSTSRWGPYWQAQRRFFDYLYQKERDVWFVLDPVITVHPDEVFFECFSQDESSYGRLGVNYDVFKNIDEVSYGTTNIDYSAALYDEFQKIRSYKSTRFVIDPTGFTAETGEDEAYKEVKIDLPESWVRGFLQVSSAMSLPTTSFTLHPMDIHNLCFVLRRHKERQGPRSLRYHLTPGEPVKIVLEPWGTEILCPRSPYLGKAQDVIRVWGRRRIHILERLIPVAKSFTVHLMGTGLPSFYIADLGDMSFTLGLSGWTINDWAKAGNFDLMAPRAEVDDYTKRLVFEALKRHWAEHPDQLAERLNLDRAVVLGALGAFTQAGRAIYDLNKGVYRARELSREPLPMDKLRFANPREESATQLLVKNVVLVTASQDGQGNLVLQGNIRENSHMYHTSVTIDQDERMINASCACNWHQHNKLYKGPCEHLLATRLQYRRQTESVRASA, from the coding sequence ATGCAGTTTGACTATGCTTACCGGGGAAACTCTGGTGTTGATAATCAGGCAAACCGCACCGCGCTGTCATTTGCGCCGGACCTGAAGCGCGAGCCGACGTTTTTTGTCGCTGAATTGCGGAAAAACATCGCCTTTCGCGAAGCCATCAGTGCTCTTCATGATGTGGTTGTTTCTGATTTGCGGTTTAAGCCCAAGGATAAAACAGCCTACAAAGAATGGGCTGCCCAACGTGAAGAGATTGACTGGCAACAAGTTACCTCAATGCGCAAAGAGGTGGCCGAAAAGATAAAAGTTCTGCAGACAGAGATGAATGAACTGAACCAGCGCAGTACCAGCCGCTGGGGCCCGTACTGGCAGGCGCAACGCCGGTTCTTTGATTATCTATATCAAAAAGAACGCGATGTCTGGTTTGTCCTGGATCCGGTCATCACCGTGCATCCTGACGAAGTGTTTTTCGAGTGTTTTAGCCAGGATGAATCGAGCTATGGTCGGCTGGGCGTCAACTATGATGTCTTCAAAAACATTGATGAAGTTTCCTACGGTACGACCAACATTGATTATTCAGCCGCACTCTATGACGAATTCCAAAAAATCCGCAGCTACAAATCAACCCGCTTTGTGATTGATCCAACTGGGTTTACGGCTGAGACTGGCGAGGATGAAGCCTATAAGGAAGTCAAAATTGACTTGCCGGAGAGCTGGGTGCGCGGGTTTTTGCAGGTCAGTTCGGCCATGTCATTGCCGACCACCTCGTTTACGCTGCACCCGATGGACATTCACAATTTGTGTTTTGTGTTGCGACGGCACAAGGAACGCCAGGGGCCACGGTCGTTGCGCTACCATTTGACCCCCGGTGAACCAGTCAAAATTGTGCTTGAACCCTGGGGAACGGAAATTCTTTGCCCTCGCTCGCCATATCTGGGCAAGGCTCAGGACGTGATTCGTGTCTGGGGCCGTCGGAGAATCCACATTCTGGAACGGCTGATCCCGGTGGCGAAATCCTTCACGGTCCACCTGATGGGAACCGGATTGCCATCCTTTTATATTGCTGATCTTGGGGATATGTCGTTCACGCTTGGTTTATCGGGCTGGACCATCAATGACTGGGCCAAAGCCGGGAACTTTGATTTGATGGCACCCCGAGCCGAAGTTGACGACTATACCAAACGGCTGGTGTTTGAAGCGCTCAAACGCCACTGGGCCGAACATCCTGACCAGCTTGCGGAACGGTTAAATCTGGATCGGGCGGTTGTTCTCGGCGCCCTTGGCGCATTTACCCAGGCGGGTCGAGCCATTTACGATCTCAATAAAGGCGTGTATCGGGCACGTGAACTCAGTCGTGAACCGCTTCCGATGGACAAATTGCGGTTTGCTAACCCGCGTGAAGAAAGCGCCACGCAGTTGCTTGTCAAAAACGTGGTGCTGGTGACTGCCAGCCAGGATGGACAGGGGAATCTGGTCCTGCAGGGCAACATTCGCGAGAATAGCCACATGTACCACACCTCGGTTACCATTGATCAGGACGAACGCATGATCAATGCTTCCTGTGCCTGTAACTGGCATCAACACAACAAATTGTACAAGGGTCCGTGCGAACATCTGCTGGCGACCCGGTTGCAATACCGGCGTCAAACAGAATCGGTGCGGGCAAGTGCTTAA
- a CDS encoding response regulator transcription factor, with amino-acid sequence MTLIRTLIVDDEGPARRKIRRLLETDPEIEVVGEASTGSEALAQIRSLKPGLVFLDIQMPGMNGLELAKAIAGEPNPVVVFITAFDQHALQAFEVQAVDYLLKPFDPDRFRQALTRAKEQVKLRTNRDLSHNLQSLLAQLQPASPTFPDRILIELDERAFFLAVEKIHWVEAAKNYVNLHTQTETYTLRSTLENFALKLNPQKFVQVNRSSIVNLDCIRELQPWFHGEYRIILTDGTELMWTRRYVGRAAELLNRNRMKNEE; translated from the coding sequence ATGACGCTGATTCGAACGCTGATTGTGGATGACGAAGGTCCAGCCCGTCGCAAAATCCGTCGGCTGCTCGAAACCGACCCGGAAATTGAAGTGGTCGGCGAAGCGTCCACCGGTTCGGAAGCGCTGGCACAGATTCGAAGTCTCAAGCCGGGGCTGGTCTTTTTGGATATTCAAATGCCAGGAATGAATGGACTTGAACTGGCCAAAGCCATTGCCGGAGAACCAAACCCGGTGGTGGTGTTTATCACTGCGTTTGATCAACACGCGCTCCAGGCGTTTGAAGTCCAGGCCGTGGACTACCTGCTCAAACCCTTTGACCCAGATCGGTTCCGGCAGGCGCTTACGCGGGCCAAAGAACAGGTCAAGCTCCGCACCAACCGCGATTTGAGCCACAATCTGCAATCGCTGCTGGCGCAATTGCAGCCAGCCTCGCCCACCTTTCCAGATCGCATCCTGATTGAACTCGACGAACGGGCTTTTTTTCTGGCGGTTGAAAAAATTCATTGGGTGGAAGCCGCCAAAAACTACGTCAATCTGCATACCCAAACTGAAACCTACACCCTGCGCAGCACGCTCGAAAATTTTGCCCTCAAGCTCAACCCGCAAAAATTTGTCCAGGTCAATCGCTCAAGCATCGTCAACCTGGACTGTATCCGTGAACTCCAGCCCTGGTTTCACGGCGAATATCGCATCATCCTCACCGACGGTACCGAATTGATGTGGACCCGGCGCTACGTTGGCCGGGCAGCCGAATTGCTCAACCGAAACAGAATGAAGAATGAAGAATGA
- a CDS encoding WGR domain-containing protein, translated as MKLIKQTLLSFREGSSDKVYEVDLCEVSQNRYVVNYRYGRRGTTLKEGTQTVSPVSQADGERIFAELVKSKTKKGYREGASPEPAPTEPAAKPATPLGPPNQEARNQQILHLLAHPELAQRKPVTTGVLGAVRTVLSGRQPEKKGWPLERVIWRAGELKLREAAPLLIRLIGTGDTLRDYCIAWALGWCGDEKTVSTLGRMYGDAGTQEFVRRIACEALLKLSDPETRAEFQSDMIDRLPSPLKETARAGKPEEFTSALRGYLDSGGPSHYGVLDTIYLIDNQTVRPALLGILKGAPLRPNYFRAFRHIFKAAEYRRDAEVFGLLAYRFEKEKPMFRKLGSYSSYYIDDSSRTHSKEDVKKTLKSASSKLAYSQNTRNFLRMRVWRTLRRLGELGDHDFVKMAVGVLLPYSDADAHPTRTSTRYVARPTTNQRGRRSVDYVAVTNHWDTFAPYFAFNAILYQHSPRYFRQKENMVWRCKPNARPGQPVPTVREEAFPKLWEAMPVGLLHLLSESNCLPVHQFAVRALRACAEFCNQLPVDAVVMMLNRPYEVTAQFGFELAKVRYKPEVPDFELVLAVASCAYGAARQQAYQWVTTSRDQFVKDSSFLAGLASSFYADTRVFARTLLRSVSFTEDAARACIVKLIAHLLVLEPQQAEQAKDIAETVFTVFSAQLRTIGLNVVADLVTHPMVEVQELGGNILLNHETKAHNLPESLIHALIQSNFETIRAIGIRLLGELPDEVLVNRKGVLRAICVHALPDLRQAIRPLIRRLGATEAHPDFILGFSTLLLESLLKPQPNDGVYSHLVLVLKEDLNPIWARQVSKELVWHLIKSRGSAAQDVGGYLLKLNVAWAEDLTTDDITRLCNHEMLSVREAVQALFQAIVLRLRGNHEEMGKAIRLLDSKWPDVRQFGVKTLREEFSESDFNPQILVSLCDSIRPDIQQFGREMITRYFTEADGQEYLLKLSEHPAATLQMFATNYLEGYAAGNVERLGHLTPYFVTVLSHVNKARVAKTRILQFLEAEAVKSEAAAQLVAEIMSRQSVTMAIGDKASTIEIMVRLHQKYPSIPLPMAVKPAEVRYAV; from the coding sequence ATGAAGCTCATCAAACAAACCCTTCTTTCATTTCGCGAAGGCTCATCCGACAAGGTCTATGAAGTTGACCTGTGTGAGGTCAGCCAGAATCGGTATGTGGTGAACTATCGGTACGGGCGACGCGGAACGACCCTCAAAGAAGGAACTCAAACCGTTTCGCCGGTCTCACAGGCTGATGGCGAACGGATATTTGCTGAGCTGGTCAAATCAAAAACCAAAAAAGGGTATCGTGAAGGTGCGTCTCCCGAACCTGCTCCCACGGAACCTGCCGCCAAACCCGCCACACCTCTCGGTCCGCCCAATCAGGAAGCTCGAAATCAACAAATTCTCCATTTACTGGCTCATCCTGAACTGGCCCAGCGCAAACCGGTCACTACCGGAGTTCTGGGGGCCGTTCGAACTGTCTTGAGCGGGCGGCAACCAGAGAAAAAGGGCTGGCCGCTGGAACGTGTCATCTGGCGCGCCGGGGAACTCAAACTCCGTGAAGCGGCCCCGCTCCTGATTCGATTGATTGGGACGGGTGATACACTTCGGGATTATTGCATTGCCTGGGCGCTTGGGTGGTGTGGGGATGAAAAAACAGTTTCAACTCTGGGCCGAATGTATGGTGACGCTGGCACCCAGGAGTTTGTCCGCCGGATTGCCTGCGAAGCCCTGCTCAAACTCTCTGACCCGGAAACCCGTGCTGAATTTCAATCGGATATGATTGACCGGCTGCCGTCGCCGCTCAAAGAAACTGCCCGTGCCGGGAAGCCGGAAGAGTTTACCTCAGCGTTGCGTGGCTATCTCGACAGCGGTGGACCGTCGCACTACGGCGTACTCGACACAATCTATCTGATTGACAATCAGACAGTTCGCCCGGCATTGCTTGGAATATTAAAAGGCGCGCCGCTTCGGCCAAATTACTTTCGGGCATTTCGGCACATTTTCAAAGCGGCTGAATATCGGCGTGATGCCGAAGTCTTTGGCCTCCTCGCCTATCGGTTTGAAAAAGAAAAACCGATGTTTCGGAAACTGGGGAGTTACAGTAGCTACTACATTGATGATTCGAGCCGGACCCATTCGAAGGAAGACGTCAAGAAGACACTGAAATCAGCCTCGTCAAAGCTGGCCTACAGCCAGAACACCCGCAATTTCTTGCGGATGCGAGTCTGGCGTACGCTTCGCCGGCTGGGTGAACTTGGCGACCATGATTTTGTGAAAATGGCGGTTGGCGTCTTGTTGCCGTATTCAGATGCGGATGCTCACCCCACGCGAACATCAACCCGGTATGTGGCGCGACCAACCACCAATCAACGTGGACGGCGCTCGGTGGACTATGTTGCGGTGACCAATCATTGGGACACGTTTGCCCCATATTTTGCCTTCAATGCCATTTTGTACCAACACAGCCCTCGATATTTTCGACAGAAGGAAAATATGGTCTGGCGCTGCAAACCCAATGCTCGCCCTGGTCAGCCTGTCCCGACGGTTCGCGAAGAAGCTTTTCCCAAACTCTGGGAGGCAATGCCGGTTGGTTTGCTCCATCTGTTATCGGAAAGTAACTGTCTACCAGTTCACCAGTTTGCAGTGCGGGCGCTCCGAGCCTGTGCTGAGTTTTGCAATCAGCTTCCGGTTGATGCGGTGGTGATGATGTTGAATCGGCCATATGAAGTGACGGCCCAGTTTGGGTTTGAACTGGCGAAGGTCCGATACAAGCCGGAAGTGCCTGATTTTGAACTGGTTCTGGCTGTGGCCAGTTGTGCGTATGGTGCTGCCCGTCAGCAGGCTTACCAGTGGGTCACCACCAGTCGTGACCAGTTTGTGAAGGACAGCAGTTTCCTGGCTGGACTGGCCTCCAGTTTTTATGCTGACACCCGCGTCTTTGCCCGGACACTGCTCCGCTCAGTTTCCTTTACCGAAGACGCCGCCCGAGCCTGCATTGTCAAACTGATTGCTCATTTACTGGTACTTGAACCCCAACAGGCCGAGCAGGCCAAAGATATTGCCGAAACGGTCTTTACCGTGTTTAGTGCGCAGTTGCGGACGATTGGACTCAATGTCGTGGCCGATCTGGTGACGCACCCGATGGTTGAAGTTCAGGAACTTGGCGGAAACATTCTGCTCAACCACGAGACCAAAGCCCACAACCTGCCGGAAAGCCTGATTCATGCGCTGATTCAATCAAATTTTGAAACCATTCGGGCGATTGGGATCCGGTTGCTGGGTGAGTTACCAGATGAAGTGCTCGTCAACCGCAAAGGTGTGTTGCGGGCAATTTGTGTTCATGCGCTGCCAGATTTGCGTCAGGCCATTCGGCCTCTCATTCGCCGCCTTGGCGCCACCGAGGCCCATCCTGACTTTATTCTTGGATTTTCGACACTCCTGCTTGAATCGCTCCTCAAACCACAACCCAACGATGGGGTCTACTCACATCTGGTGCTGGTCCTCAAAGAAGACCTTAACCCGATCTGGGCCCGCCAGGTTTCAAAGGAACTGGTCTGGCACCTGATCAAGTCCCGTGGTTCGGCTGCCCAGGATGTTGGCGGGTATTTGCTCAAGCTCAATGTTGCCTGGGCCGAGGACCTGACAACCGACGACATCACCCGGCTGTGCAATCATGAAATGCTTTCGGTTCGTGAAGCGGTTCAGGCACTGTTTCAGGCCATTGTGCTGCGATTGCGCGGAAATCATGAAGAAATGGGCAAGGCGATCCGGCTGCTTGATTCCAAATGGCCTGATGTGCGGCAGTTTGGCGTGAAGACCTTGCGCGAGGAATTTTCAGAAAGTGATTTTAATCCGCAGATTCTGGTTAGTTTGTGCGATAGTATCCGCCCTGATATTCAGCAATTTGGCCGCGAGATGATCACCCGCTACTTTACCGAAGCCGACGGCCAGGAGTATTTGCTCAAGCTCAGTGAGCACCCTGCGGCGACGTTGCAAATGTTTGCCACCAATTATCTGGAAGGGTATGCGGCTGGAAACGTCGAACGGCTAGGGCATCTAACCCCATATTTTGTGACCGTGCTTTCACACGTGAACAAAGCCAGAGTGGCCAAAACCCGCATTCTCCAGTTTTTAGAAGCCGAAGCCGTCAAAAGTGAAGCTGCCGCCCAACTGGTGGCCGAGATCATGAGTCGTCAATCAGTAACCATGGCAATCGGCGACAAGGCTTCGACGATTGAAATCATGGTCCGACTTCATCAGAAGTACCCATCCATCCCGCTGCCAATGGCAGTCAAACCCGCCGAGGTGCGCTATGCAGTTTGA
- a CDS encoding histidine kinase, translating to MANDISQSDQKRNQKFVWLMVFGFFTLNGLLLFSYRYLDDLTRFKSGTFLTRLIEEMTGAYTAMLLVPLVFWSARRFRLYRPHLLKSLAAHLGTVVLQSFLHTSLMAVTRQAIFSLCGLGVYDYGYMPLRYPMEFPNQLLWYSAVVGFIHLFDRYQELRDQELRASRLESQLAQSRLQALQLQLQPHFLFNTLNTISAVLYEDVEKADRMIARLSDFLRATLKTASTQQIPLGDEIEFLNLYLEIMQARFEEQLAVRLEIEAEARPALVPRLVLQPLVENALKHGVDQTTGKIRIDVSAKINGLHLELEVSDQGPGLNGNGSPSESTKVGLANLRERLQVMYPEHHTLAVHNGVHAGLTVHLTLPFQTSLQEKVPA from the coding sequence ATGGCAAATGATATAAGCCAGTCAGACCAGAAGCGCAACCAGAAATTTGTCTGGTTGATGGTGTTTGGCTTCTTTACCCTCAATGGGCTGTTGTTGTTTTCCTACCGTTATCTGGATGATTTGACACGGTTTAAGTCCGGTACATTTCTAACTCGACTGATTGAAGAAATGACTGGTGCTTATACAGCCATGCTGCTGGTGCCGCTGGTGTTTTGGTCAGCCCGCCGGTTTCGACTCTATCGCCCGCATCTGCTCAAATCACTGGCGGCCCACCTCGGTACGGTGGTGCTTCAATCGTTTCTGCATACATCGTTGATGGCAGTGACCCGGCAGGCCATTTTTTCCCTGTGTGGACTCGGGGTCTATGACTATGGGTATATGCCGTTGCGCTACCCGATGGAATTTCCCAACCAGTTGCTCTGGTATTCAGCCGTGGTTGGGTTTATCCACCTCTTTGATCGCTATCAGGAATTGCGTGACCAGGAACTGCGAGCCTCGCGACTTGAATCACAACTCGCTCAATCCCGACTTCAGGCACTGCAACTGCAACTTCAACCCCATTTTCTATTTAACACCCTCAACACCATCTCGGCAGTGCTGTATGAAGACGTTGAAAAAGCTGACCGGATGATTGCCCGGCTGAGTGATTTTCTCCGAGCCACGCTCAAAACCGCCAGCACCCAGCAAATTCCGCTCGGAGACGAAATTGAGTTCCTGAACCTTTACCTTGAAATTATGCAGGCCCGGTTTGAAGAACAGCTCGCCGTCAGGCTGGAAATCGAAGCCGAAGCCCGACCAGCACTCGTTCCCCGGCTGGTCCTGCAGCCACTGGTTGAAAATGCGCTCAAACACGGCGTTGACCAGACAACAGGCAAGATTCGGATTGATGTTTCGGCCAAAATCAACGGGTTGCATCTCGAACTTGAAGTCAGCGACCAGGGGCCAGGTTTGAATGGAAATGGATCCCCGTCAGAATCAACCAAAGTTGGGCTGGCAAATCTGCGCGAACGCCTGCAAGTGATGTATCCCGAACATCATACACTGGCGGTTCACAATGGCGTCCACGCCGGGCTGACCGTTCATCTGACTCTGCCGTTTCAAACTTCGCTCCAGGAGAAAGTACCGGCATGA
- a CDS encoding RNA-directed DNA polymerase: MMDQPRTRQELYERIRRTSREEFILEEMIRLGFWPREGQTPSDPADEIRRRGELSRELTKLRTENARLYNEQALIQEMRKRRLAESRQKQQETKARHERERQERAQKWREKKQHEIVFLGEKVSGGLNYTECDEARLNQNGLSAFSTAEDIAAAMGISLSDLRFLAFDRKTSTVSHYVRFKIPKKTGGERLISAPKPHLKAAQEWILHTILEKVTLHEAAHGFRTGRSIVSNARPHLKAEVIINIDLKDFFPSIAYPRVKGLFRSLGYSEQAATIFGLICTEPDVEEVELDGKTYFVALSTRHLPQGAPTSPALTNILCRRLDRRLTKLAENRGFVYSRYADDLTFSASGNAKQNICNVLRGVESITAHEGLAINTEKTRILRHSRQQEVTGVVVNEKLNVSREELKRFRAVLFQIEKDGPEGKRWGNSKDVIASIQGFANYVAMVNPEKGAEFQAQVKAIIQKYGWQRPASHRRSMASSESQYPGPASAPEPEVTSPATPESESSKSNDKKWWKLF; this comes from the coding sequence ATTATGGACCAGCCACGCACTCGTCAGGAACTCTATGAACGCATTCGGCGGACTTCGCGCGAGGAGTTTATCCTTGAGGAAATGATCCGGCTTGGGTTTTGGCCGCGTGAAGGTCAGACGCCTTCGGATCCAGCCGATGAAATCCGTCGCCGCGGAGAACTGTCACGGGAGTTGACCAAGCTCCGGACAGAGAATGCCCGGTTGTACAATGAACAGGCGTTGATTCAGGAAATGCGTAAGCGCCGGCTGGCTGAATCGCGTCAAAAGCAACAGGAAACGAAAGCCCGGCACGAACGCGAACGCCAGGAACGGGCCCAAAAGTGGCGTGAGAAAAAACAACACGAAATTGTTTTTCTTGGAGAGAAAGTTTCCGGTGGGTTGAACTACACGGAATGTGACGAAGCTCGGTTAAACCAAAACGGGCTGTCAGCATTTTCCACGGCTGAAGACATTGCGGCGGCAATGGGGATTTCGCTGAGTGACTTGCGGTTTCTGGCCTTTGATCGAAAAACCTCGACCGTTTCGCATTATGTCCGATTCAAAATTCCCAAAAAAACCGGTGGCGAACGATTGATTTCAGCGCCCAAACCACACTTGAAGGCTGCCCAGGAGTGGATTTTACACACGATTTTGGAAAAGGTGACCCTTCACGAAGCTGCCCATGGCTTTCGGACTGGACGTTCGATTGTGAGCAATGCCCGGCCACACCTCAAAGCCGAAGTCATTATAAATATTGATTTAAAAGATTTTTTCCCTTCGATTGCCTATCCACGGGTGAAAGGGTTGTTTCGGTCGCTTGGGTATTCTGAACAAGCCGCAACCATTTTTGGCCTGATTTGCACTGAGCCGGATGTTGAGGAAGTCGAACTAGACGGAAAAACCTATTTTGTCGCGCTTTCAACCCGTCACCTTCCGCAAGGAGCACCAACCAGCCCGGCGTTGACCAATATTTTGTGCCGTCGGCTCGACCGAAGGTTGACCAAACTGGCTGAGAATCGGGGATTTGTGTACAGCCGGTATGCTGATGATTTGACGTTTTCAGCTTCGGGCAACGCAAAACAGAATATTTGCAATGTACTGCGCGGGGTGGAGTCCATTACCGCCCACGAAGGTCTGGCCATCAACACAGAAAAAACCCGCATTCTGCGCCATTCACGTCAGCAGGAAGTCACTGGCGTTGTGGTCAACGAAAAGCTCAATGTCTCGCGTGAGGAATTAAAGCGCTTTCGGGCCGTGTTGTTTCAGATTGAAAAAGATGGTCCAGAAGGGAAGCGGTGGGGAAATTCGAAGGATGTGATTGCTTCGATTCAGGGGTTTGCCAATTACGTGGCCATGGTCAATCCCGAAAAAGGCGCTGAGTTTCAGGCTCAGGTGAAAGCAATCATTCAGAAATATGGGTGGCAACGCCCGGCGTCGCATCGAAGGTCAATGGCCAGTTCTGAATCGCAGTATCCAGGTCCTGCTTCAGCTCCAGAACCGGAAGTGACTTCACCTGCCACCCCGGAATCTGAATCGTCGAAAAGCAATGATAAGAAGTGGTGGAAGCTGTTTTAA
- a CDS encoding glycosyltransferase family 39 protein → MNRDSWRLSTDVKLWLLLAGVKLLIHLFAIKGYGYFRDEFYYLACGEHLAFGYVDHPPMVAVVAKLATTLFGESLLAIRILPALCGATITFLTGYLTRELGGNRAAQILAAIASIGAPVFLNIHNYLSMNAFDHLFWLLGALVLVAILKQDEPKLWVWFGLVAGLGLENKVSMLFLCFGVFVGLLLTPARKYFLSKWIWIGAGIALLLFLPNIIWQITHDFPTLEFMRNAQRYKNYQISPPEFLIQVTLEANPFTLPLTLGSLFFFFVLREGKPFRLLGWMFVAILGLFLVQKAKPYYLAPILPVLFAAGGISIEILSRQRWGRFLPPTYATVLVLGGIIVAPLAMPLLPEETFISYAKSLKITGTKSENHKMGKLPQFFADMHGWEKMVVTVAEVFHKLPAEEQKKCGVYAQNYGEAGAVDFFGTRYGLPKAICGHNNYFFWGPGNQTGEVMIIIGGDAEDHEQSFEEVKIEGVFVDDYAMPYENNLPIFVCRRLKKPMHEVWPKTKHFI, encoded by the coding sequence ATGAACCGGGATTCGTGGCGTCTTTCGACTGATGTGAAGCTTTGGTTGCTTCTGGCAGGGGTTAAACTCCTGATTCATTTATTTGCCATCAAAGGCTATGGCTATTTTCGGGATGAGTTTTACTACCTGGCGTGCGGCGAACATCTCGCCTTTGGCTATGTTGATCACCCGCCGATGGTGGCCGTTGTGGCCAAACTGGCAACGACACTGTTTGGCGAGTCGCTGCTGGCAATTCGGATTTTGCCGGCATTGTGCGGCGCGACAATCACCTTTTTGACCGGCTATCTGACACGGGAATTGGGTGGGAATCGGGCGGCGCAAATTCTGGCAGCCATCGCTTCGATTGGGGCGCCGGTGTTTTTAAACATTCATAACTACCTGTCAATGAATGCCTTTGATCATCTGTTCTGGCTGCTCGGAGCACTCGTGCTTGTGGCAATTCTCAAACAGGATGAACCAAAATTGTGGGTCTGGTTTGGTCTGGTCGCGGGATTGGGGCTGGAAAATAAAGTGTCCATGCTCTTTTTGTGTTTTGGCGTGTTTGTGGGATTGTTGCTGACACCAGCCAGAAAATACTTTCTTTCCAAATGGATTTGGATTGGTGCCGGGATTGCCTTGCTTTTATTCCTTCCAAATATCATCTGGCAAATCACGCATGACTTTCCAACGCTTGAATTTATGCGCAATGCCCAGCGCTATAAAAACTATCAGATTTCCCCACCGGAGTTTTTGATTCAGGTCACTCTGGAAGCCAATCCGTTCACGCTTCCGTTGACGCTGGGGAGTTTGTTCTTTTTCTTTGTTTTGCGTGAAGGAAAGCCATTTCGGCTCCTGGGCTGGATGTTTGTGGCGATTCTGGGATTGTTTTTAGTTCAGAAGGCAAAGCCCTACTATCTGGCACCGATTCTGCCTGTCCTCTTTGCGGCTGGGGGCATTTCAATTGAAATCCTGAGTCGTCAACGGTGGGGACGGTTTCTCCCTCCGACATATGCCACGGTACTGGTGTTGGGCGGAATCATCGTTGCGCCGCTCGCCATGCCGTTGCTGCCGGAAGAAACCTTCATCAGCTACGCCAAATCACTCAAAATCACCGGCACCAAGTCTGAAAATCACAAAATGGGCAAATTGCCACAATTTTTTGCCGATATGCATGGCTGGGAAAAAATGGTCGTGACGGTGGCTGAGGTATTTCACAAACTGCCAGCCGAAGAGCAGAAAAAATGCGGAGTGTATGCCCAAAACTATGGCGAAGCCGGAGCGGTGGATTTCTTCGGCACACGCTACGGGTTACCGAAAGCCATTTGTGGGCACAACAACTATTTCTTTTGGGGACCCGGCAATCAAACCGGTGAGGTCATGATCATCATCGGCGGGGATGCCGAAGACCATGAACAATCCTTTGAAGAGGTTAAAATTGAAGGTGTGTTTGTTGATGACTATGCAATGCCCTATGAAAACAACCTGCCGATCTTTGTTTGCCGGCGCTTGAAAAAGCCGATGCACGAGGTTTGGCCAAAGACGAAACATTTTATTTAG